A window from Pyrococcus kukulkanii encodes these proteins:
- a CDS encoding alanine--tRNA ligase-related protein, with the protein MTRKLYYEDAYLKEAKAKVLEIRDNALLLDQTIFYPTGGGQPHDRGWINGVEVLDVYKDEEGNVWHVVKEPEKFKVGDEVELKIDWDYRYKLMRIHSALHLLEHVLNEVLGYGKWELVGSGMSVEKGRYDIAYPDNINKYKEKIIELFNKYVDEGGKMKIWWEGETRYTQIRDFEVIPCGGTHVKDIREIGHIKKLKRSSIGRGKQRIEIWLED; encoded by the coding sequence ATGACCAGAAAGCTGTACTATGAGGATGCATATTTAAAGGAAGCCAAGGCGAAAGTTTTGGAGATAAGGGACAACGCTCTGCTTTTAGATCAAACGATATTCTACCCAACGGGCGGCGGACAGCCCCACGACAGGGGCTGGATAAACGGCGTTGAAGTCTTAGATGTATACAAAGACGAAGAAGGAAACGTATGGCACGTGGTTAAGGAACCGGAGAAGTTCAAGGTTGGGGATGAAGTCGAGCTCAAGATAGACTGGGACTATAGATACAAACTTATGAGAATCCACTCGGCCCTCCATCTCCTTGAGCACGTTCTGAACGAAGTATTGGGATATGGGAAGTGGGAGCTCGTTGGTTCTGGAATGAGCGTCGAGAAGGGAAGGTACGATATTGCTTACCCAGATAACATTAACAAGTACAAGGAGAAGATAATCGAGCTCTTCAACAAGTACGTTGATGAAGGCGGTAAGATGAAGATATGGTGGGAGGGAGAAACAAGGTACACTCAGATAAGGGACTTTGAGGTAATTCCATGCGGCGGAACCCACGTAAAGGACATCAGGGAGATAGGGCACATAAAGAAGCTTAAGCGCTCCAGCATTGGGAGGGGCAAGCAGAGGATTGAAATATGGTTGGAGGACTAA